The genomic stretch AGATATCTAAAAGAACTCATCAACAGAAGCTTAATCCAAGTTAAAGACACATGGTACGATggcagattggtgaaatgtggTCTTCATGATATTTTGCGCGAAATCATTGTTTCAAAGTCTAAAGAGCAGAGCTTCACAGCCATAATCACTGGATATTGCACAAGATGGCCTGACAAAGTTCGACACCTGGCAATCCATAACTTCACTGGTAATCCTCCACAAGGCTTCAGCAGCTTAAAGTGTCTTCGGTCCGTGGAAACATTCGGGAATAAAGATTCTCTCACAACTTCATTTTTGTCCAAGTTTTTATGTGGTGGTCCCAAGTTCCTGAAGGTTTTAAACTTAGCAAGTGCGGAACTGGACAGCATCCCAAAGGAAGTTTTCAAACTATTTCATCTCAAGTATCTGGATCTAAGTGGCACCAGAGTTAAAATCATCCCAAAATCTATTGGGCAGCTTCAAAACCTGGAGGTTTTAATTCTGTTCGGAACCACTATAACGGAGTTGCCTGTGGAAATTCTAAAGCTGAGAAAACTCCGTTCCCTTATCGTAGGCAGAGCGGGTGattattcaaataactttgcacttTGGGGCTTTAAATCTCCGGATGGAATTGGAAAGCTTACTTCCTTGGAGAGTCTGGGAAACATAGAAGCAGACAGTGGTAAAATAGTAAGGGAGATTGGGAAGCTCATTCAGTTGCGGCAATTATGGATCACAAAGCTGAGGAGAGAAGATGGAAAAGAGTTGCTCTACTCCCTCTTGAGGCTGACCAACCTTCGAGAGTTGTATATCTGCTCCATTAAAGAAGAGGAGACTCTTGATCTCCAACATTCCGTCTCTCCGAGACTTGGATTTCTTACGAGGCTGTCGCTGACTGGGCGTTTAGAGAGAGTACCGGAATGGGTAATGTCACTTCAATCCTTGGGCACTTTAAACTTGCAGAATAGTGAGTTGAGTGAAGATGAGAACGCAATAGACTGCCTCGGACATTTGCCCAATCTGGTAGAACTTAGTCTCGGTGGTGCTTATGAAGGGGAGGCATTGTGTTTTAAGGCTGGAAGATTCCCAAAACTCAAGGAATTAGACCTTGTGCAATTAAAAAGACTGAAATGGGTAAGCGTGGAAGAGGAATCGATGCCCAATCTCCAAGAGTTTGTTATTGCTGGTTGCAAGCTTATGGAGGGCCTGCCTTTGGGCCTCCAAAACTTGACCGAGCTTAAAGTTCTTGCGTTGGCTGACATGTCTGATGAGCTAATCCACGAAGTACAGAATTTGGATAAACAGAGGGAAGATTATCAGACAATTTCTCGTATCCCTCAAGTTCGCATCGGACACTGGATAAATGGTGAATGGAAAGAAGAGTCCCTCTAAGAAAAGATAGGTAAAGGACAATCTGTTGCAGTCAACATTTAAATTATGATGTTTGTTGTCAATTGCTTTTCCCTACTTCTTATCCTTGTAATAAAATCATGACTCTATATTGCTATTCAACCATAATTAGTTCCTTAGATAGTTAGACATATATGTGTTTCTACGTTTATGAATATTGTGGGATTGCCTGTTACAACAATTACAAGTTCAATTTTCCCTCTTCTATAATTGAAAATGGGGAATAAATTAGTAATATGGATAAATTTTCCAAACAATAGTTCATGCCTTTCTTTTTGCAAATAATTTTTGCAAATCAAAACATTCACTGACAAATTCATCTTCATCAGTTACCTAAAATAATGTATGCAAATCataattttcaaaaatctctcACATACCAATAAACATATCTTCTGTCAAACCAACTTCCTATGTCAAACTTAGGATTGGACTCATAATCAAGTTCCATAGAGATCTAACCAAAACCATTCAAGTGATTGAGAGTCAACAAGGACTCTCATATAATATTCTGCATAATCATGGATTTCTGCATAATTTTGATAAATAACTTTGCcttcttttttctcattttcttttaacAAACCACAGAAAGGATTTATTTTAAGAATATTATCCAAATCACATCCTTTGAGATATTTCTCCACTACTGGCTCCCATTCTAATCTTTCATCATACGTACCTAGTGTgtgtaaaattttaattttgtaaaaatCACGTAGGGAAGAGATTAAAAGCTTCACAAACTAATAAACAAGAAAGAAGTTGCAAACACAGATAGATGATAAACAACTCACTAATACATATGCAAGAACCGAATAAGGCACGAATGTTTTGGAGCAATGCTTAACATATACTACTGTCTCAACTTTTACATGGGATTGCTCAATTGAACCTTCAGCCATAAGGCCATATATATAGGAAAGAAGCTAACAAATCCTTATTAGACTTTACTACAATAAACTTATTTTAATTAAAACACAACATAACTCAATTTCCTAAACCAATTTTGGCATCAATTTCCTAAACCAATTTACTAAATGAAAATATATTTCTAAAACTACTAACTTTCTAAATATGCttgatttattttttgtcaACAGTTACTTTGTTTGTGGTTTATTTGATAGTGCTGGTGATCACAGAACACATAGCAGAGCAGAAATTTATCTACAAAATCTATAACTTGgtctaattaaaaaaaaaaaaaaaaactttcagtTCGGGTTTGATTTATCAAGGTATTCAATTGGGTTGGTGTTGTCTTTTATATGCTTGTAACATGAAGATTGCTTTGGTATAATCTACCAGCAGATTACAGTTTGGAGCTGCAAAATTCGGAACGAATTAATCACTGAAATATCCTCTTGTAgcttttgtttcaaactttacATTTAAAAAGTTCTACAGCTTTTGTATGATATATTTGACTAGCTAATTTACAAAGTACGAAATTTGGATAAGCAAAGTGAAGATTATCAATCAATTTCTCATATCCCTCAAGTTGTCAGTGGATACTGGACAAATGATCGATGGGAAATAGAGTTCCTCTAAGAGAAGAATAGGTAAAAGACAATCTCAATATTTGACTTACAGTCTTCGATGTCAATTATAtttttaggggaaaaaaaaatctagttgTGGCCTTCTTACTTTTTCCtacttcttatctttctaataAAGGCGTGACTCTAGATTGTTGTTCAACCACATTTAgtccttagatatgtatgtgtTTTTATGTGCATAAAGATTTGATTTGTAAAATTATCTTGATTCTTTGTAATAAATCCTTTTCTtgtgtcttttgttttttgattttgaaaaagttattttttttgctCAAAAACAAAATTCGAAACAGTGTTCTAGTATCACTCTTTCAATTAGGATAGAGTGGCAATTTGTTCCAAGTCTCAATGGGCTATTCATGCCCATAGGGACTTTGGACGGGAGGGGTATTataatttgatattgggtttaaaatgggacaaatttcaattgtacccattaattgatgggaaattttgggaaatacttgggtactcATTGGGCCCAAATATctcaccaaaaattaaatttattcaaaaattatctctaACAGTTTTTCTAGTcataccagcgaatataatctaATAGTCTTACTCGTCATGATCCACAAGAATTTCTAGCATTTCAGTCAGTTTAGACCTGCTATCTTTGGACAATGATGAGGATAAATATTTAACAACCTAAGtgccttggccatcttgatatctGTTGGAATATGACtatatatctattttttcctttatttgttaatttaatttttggtgggaatcaTGAGTATAaggcacttgcatgtttatttctTGTTAGCTATTTCCTTTGCCTTTTTGTTTTCATGCTTTTGAGGAAGTGAAAACGTCAACTTCATATATGAATAAACCAAAATGTTCATTCTTTTGGTTTAATCCAGGGAGAAGATATGTTCATTCTTACCAAAATGtcatatttttttaaagcgAATTATTGATCATTCTAGAGTGTAAATCAATGTCATTCAGGCTCAGTGGACTAATTTGATTACCCAATGCTGCTACTCGCTAACTCAAAGATCATTTTTTATGGTAATATGATTTTGTCGGAAATTGCATTACATTCCccatttgatgaaaaaatgaattcatgaaaatataaattcacaatattaaggttatataaatatgaaaatgaattcattaaaagaaatttaataaataaaaaatattaaggttatataaaaaataaaaaatgaattaaatattTTCAAGAAACGCGAGGGACTATATTTAGCAATTTTCCTAATATATTATTAATGATGTTAAAGTCCAAAAAGTGGGCAGAGAATGCTTTCAAATTGCTTTGATGATCAAGACTGGGTCCCTTGCTAAGTCCAAATTATGTGATATAATAACGGATATTGATATATCTCTAGGTCACTTTCATCCGATATTCTAGAAGAAAAGATCCCTGCAGCGTTACAATCCCCCATAACTAGTTCAAAACTAACTGCTTTAACGTACTACGCGGATATCTTTTATGACATCATTCTTCTTTTCCCTAGGAATTGGCAAAAGTTTACAGAACCAGCTGAGTTGGCCACTAGGAATTTAAAGCTCTCCTTGGATGTAGCGCTTGCATTCTTATCTAGGCTTTTCTAAAAATTTCAATAGCGGGTGCCAGTCTGGTCTGATGTTAGGAGGTTAGGCATTGAGTTCACATTCAGCCTTGAATTTAATCACATCTTTTACTTGACATCAGTTACAGGCTTTCGTAGTATTCCATCAAATGCAGCGTAGATACCAATCCAAATTCCAAACTGAGtaaatggaaaatttgacttaAAGGATTACATGAATTAGCAGTTCAAAAAGTTGACTATTGGAGGTGATATTCTTGCTAAATGCAAAGGTTCAACTAAAGACAACAGTGGATAACTAATCTAAAAACGCAAATACATAAATTCCACTCTTGCACATTTTCGTCCCCTGTTCCTCACTCACTTCGATGCATGATACCAAGGGAAAGGTCATTTTCCTGCTTACGCCATGAACAGGAAGAGAGGATACTAGTCAACTTCTTATGAAACGTCAACACAAGAGAAGATGCATATATGCATTCTGTGTAGTTAACTATCATCTGCTTTTCTGAGCTTTAATTCTTGTACGCAATGGCATATGAAAGGAAGAATTTCAGGCTAGCAAGCTCAtcttgttttttgttttgtactCTTTTTCATATCTTTATTACTGCTTCTGCTGCTGCAATTCATTTCGAGACAAGCAATGAGACAGACTACCAATCTCTGCTTGACATCAAGGGTCTAATACAAGGAGATCCATTCCAGGCTCTAAGCTCCTGGAATGATTCCATTCATTTTTGTGATTGGCGTGGAGTCACATGTGGCCTGCTTCATCAAAGAGTCACTGTCTTGAATATGTCATCATTTCACTTGGTTGGTTCTCTTTCTCCCTCCATAGGAAACCTTACCTTTCTCAGAGAACTCAATATTCCGGATAACAATTTTCATGGTATGATTCCTGAAGAAGTAGGCAGACTTTTTCGGCTTCAATATCTTCGTTTTGCCAATAATTCCTTTGAGGGAGAACTTCCATTAAATATCTCGGGTTGTTCAGAGCTAAGTATTCTTGATTTAAGGGGTAACAGGCTCATCGGGCGAATTCGAGATGACTTGAGCACTTTATCTAAGCTTTATGCTCTGAGCCTTTCCAGGAATAATTTCTCAGGCAGCATTCCACCATCTTTGGGTAATATTTCCTCTCTTCAGATACTTAGCATATCAAGAAACAATCTAGGTGGAAATATTCCAGCTGAGATTGGTCGGCTTTCAAATCTGCATGTCCTTGAGCTGTCCTCAAATAAACTTTTAGGTGCAGTTCCTCCTCAGCTCTACAACATTTCGACACTCCAGATCTTTTCTATTACTAACAATCTATTAAGTGGACAGTTTCCTGCTACTGTGGGATTGACTCTTCCAAACCTTACTTTATTTTTGGCTGATTTGAACCAATTCTTTGGATCAATTCCAACTACATTAGCAAATGTTTCAGGGCTCATAAAAATTAGCATAGGAGACAATTCACTCACAGGACCAATTCCACAAAATCTAGGTAGCCTGAAAGAACTTCAGGTTTTGCATTTTGGCCATAATCCCCTTGGAACTGATAAAGCAAATGATATTAGCTTTATTTCCTCCTTAACAAATTGCACAAATCTACAAATATTGAGTTTGTCAAGAATTCAAATTGGAGGCATGCTACCAACtgccattgccaatctttcaacCAAACTCACATCTTTGTGGCTGAATGATAACATTATATCTGGTAGCTTACCTTCCGGGATTGGAAACCTTGCAAGCTTGGGCTATCTCGATGTGCGTAACAATTCTCTCTCAGGCATAATTCCTGATTCTGTGGGGAAACTTGTTAAAATGCAGGAGCTTTATCTGTCTGAAAATAGCTTCACAGGAGAAATTCCTTCAACAATCGGTGACATTTCTGAACTACAGATTCTTGTATTAGAACAGAACATGCTTacaggtaacattcctgtttcTTTGAGTAACTGCAGTAACTTGCAAGGATTTACTGTTAGTCAGAATCGCCTAAGTGGAGCTTTACCTAAAGAACTTCTTGGTCTTTCATCTCTCTCTATTGGCCTCCTCTTAGCTCAAAACCAATTCACCGGATCATTACCATCGAAAGTTGGCAATTTGAAGAATCTTGTGTCATTGGATATTTCAGAAAACAAATTATCTGGTGAAATTCCAACCTCTATTGATGGTTGTGAGATGTTGGAATATCTTCGGTTGAAAGGTAACTTTTTGGAAGGCTCTGTACCTTCTACATTAGGAGAATTGAAAAGCATTCAGGTCATAGATCTATCTCAGAATAATTTGTCAGGGCAAATTCCAGCTTCTTTGGCAAAATTAAAATTCATCAGCACTCTAAATCTTTCCTATAATATGCCAGAAGGTGAAGTGCCAATGGATGGGATCTTTGCAAACTCTAGTGCCTTTTCAGCACTGGGGAATGGAAAGCTATGCGGAGGAATCAAAGCATTGAACTTATCATCTTGTCCTAAACCTACCAAAAAGAAAGCAAAGCTGTCTACTCCTATAGTAATAGTTATTGCCATTACTATTCCTCTAGCTATAGTTTTACTACTCATATCTGCCTATGCAATTCATAGACTAAGAAGCTCAAAACAACAATTACCTTTTACTTCTGCAGCAGAAAAACAGAATCAGAAGCTCTCATATGCAGAATTATATGATTCCACCAATGGTTTTTCTTCAGAAAATTTGATTGGTGAAGGTAAATATGGCTCTGTTTACAAAGGGGTCCTCAAACCTGATGAGCAAATGGTTGCTGTTAAGGTTCTTAAGCTCCACCAACATGGTGCCCATAAGAGCTTCTTGGTTGAATGTGCAGCGTTGAGAAACATCCGCCATCGAAACCTTGTCAAGATCATAACCTCTTGTTCAAGTTTAGACTTCAAGCAGAACGATTTCAAGGCTTTGATTTTCGAATATGTGCCTAATGGAAGTTTAGAGAATTGGTTACATCCAAGTTCAGCTGAGGAAGAGGGACAAAGCCTAATGAAGCTCCAGTTGATACAAAGACTGAATATTGCAATCGACATTGCGTCCGCCTTGGATTACCTTCATAACCATTGTGGGACACCGATTATCCACTGTGATATAAAGCCAAGCAACATACTTCTAGGTGATGATTTTCGTGCCTTGGTTAGTGATTTTGGCCTAGCAAAATTTCTTTCCTCCATCGAAGGTAGATCCCATCAACATCAAAGCAGCTCAGTAGCAATTAGAGGAACAGTTGGATATGTTGCTCCAGGTACAATTACATGCCTTCTTAAGTTTAAACAATCTTTCAATTAGAATGTCCGTGATGTACACAATTATTCGACCTTTCAATCCCTTCAGCATTTCAGCCAATAATTCTTCTCCGTCCTCCTGGAACTTGAAATTGCAGAATATGGCATGGGTGGAGAGGTATCAACACAAGGAGATGTATACAGCTATGGTATTCTATTGCTTGAATTGTTTACAGGGAAAAGGCCTACTGACAGCATGTTCACAGAAGATTTTAGTCTCCATAGTTATGTTAAGACGGCTCTTTCCCATCAGGTAATCGAAATTGTTGATCCAAAGATCTCAATGGAAGCAGAATCCATAGCAGGTATAatcaccaaaacaagcaaaGGCGGCAGCATCAGTCAGGAGGAATGCTACCTATCGATGTTTCGGATTGGTGTTTCATGCTCTTTAGAAATTCAAAGGGACAGGATGAATATTAAAGATGTCCTCAGTGGATTACAAGCAATCAGGAATGAGTTTGTTCAGGTTATAAATGAGAGCCAAATGAGATGAGGTGGAGCAATGTGAATTATAGTTCTTAGTTGTGGATAAATCTTGTACATTCCACTCTTTAAATGCTTTGAAGCAGTAGTCAATTTGattaaagaaatttttgtgATGTGTGTAAAAGCAGTCAACAAGAAGCTGCTATTTACAATCCAATATTGGTTAATTGCTTCTTGGAATCTTACTTCTAGTAACCTAAAAAGAGTTATCCACCTTTATTTTTCTTAGTCTCCAATACTAATAAAATTGATAGATCAATAAGGACACCAGTTTGTAGGAAGCTGTTGAGGGAGCAAGAAGATGGACAACATTTTATTATTCAGAAAATACGACTATGTTTCAGTTATTTAGTTCAGGATATGTGTAGGCTTTGGTCgctaattgttttttttttttttttggtttatctTTGCTGTGGCCATGTTGTGAATTTTGTCAGAAGTTAGTGCAGGCACGCTTCATGTTCTTCTACACGTGTAAAGGTCAGGTGTAGTTTTGGCTAAGGATAGTAACGGGGCGGGAAATTCCATTTGCTTTTTTTGGGGTTATCTTCAAATTCGAATTTTTGAATCACTTAATTGCATACTGCCCTATTTTGGGGGAAACTGTACATTGCCACTAATATTACAGTTTTTCTACAAATACGACTATGTTTTTTGTTTATCTTTGCTGTGGCCATGTTGTGTTAGGTACGCTTCATGTTCTTCTACACGTGTAAAGCTCAGGTGTAGTTTTGGCTATATTATTCCGTACTAATGTTCGAACAAATCTATTTTATGACTCAGAAGATTTTGACATGGAAAAGTTTTAAAATAGTAATAGTAAAGACTCTCTAAAATTAATTTGTATGGGTATGTCATTTTAAGCTGGTTAATAGAATCATGGTTTTGATAAGTTGTACATGTTGGTATATGACCCCTTCTATTCTActtgatcattttttttttgaagggtAGACATTGATTGCAATTGCATTTTGACCAGGTTTAAATTGTTTGCTTTCGAGCaaatgtataaatattttttcACTTGATATGGACAATGAGAACATAATAACGAATAAGGAATATCATGAATGCTTGATTTCATGTAATTTGATATTTTCTTAGCTGGTAATTATACTACTAACATGAATGCTTTTTTTAATAAATGCATTACTTATTCTTAAAGTAAAGGAATAAAAGTCAAAGTTCCCAATGTAAGGTAAACAAATAGCAcaatacaaacaaataaaacaaaattaaaaatatatgttGTCCTATGACATATTTCATGATAATTAAGTTAAGTCTAACATCTAATTGATTTTATTGATGCTTGTTTTAATAAATAAACACACCCAATTCTAACATCTAAAATTTGATTATGCTCAATTTAgagatattattattattttctttataaAAACAACTACCAGGTGTGTATAAAAAATCTGTTAAAAATAAGTTATTACTGATCAGAATAAGAAATCAACAGctagaagaaataaaaagaaaaaaatttggataCAAATGGTTGCTAAACAgattaagaaaaggaaaatatgataattctcAATTTACAAATACTAAATTTGCTATTACAAGTTTTTTCTTGTTTACGCAAAACTGTAAAAGTTTATATTAATATGAGCAATAACGTTCTTTTACAAGAGAAAAAGC from Coffea eugenioides isolate CCC68of chromosome 8, Ceug_1.0, whole genome shotgun sequence encodes the following:
- the LOC113780044 gene encoding LRR receptor-like serine/threonine-protein kinase EFR, which encodes MAYERKNFRLASSSCFLFCTLFHIFITASAAAIHFETSNETDYQSLLDIKGLIQGDPFQALSSWNDSIHFCDWRGVTCGLLHQRVTVLNMSSFHLVGSLSPSIGNLTFLRELNIPDNNFHGMIPEEVGRLFRLQYLRFANNSFEGELPLNISGCSELSILDLRGNRLIGRIRDDLSTLSKLYALSLSRNNFSGSIPPSLGNISSLQILSISRNNLGGNIPAEIGRLSNLHVLELSSNKLLGAVPPQLYNISTLQIFSITNNLLSGQFPATVGLTLPNLTLFLADLNQFFGSIPTTLANVSGLIKISIGDNSLTGPIPQNLGSLKELQVLHFGHNPLGTDKANDISFISSLTNCTNLQILSLSRIQIGGMLPTAIANLSTKLTSLWLNDNIISGSLPSGIGNLASLGYLDVRNNSLSGIIPDSVGKLVKMQELYLSENSFTGEIPSTIGDISELQILVLEQNMLTGNIPVSLSNCSNLQGFTVSQNRLSGALPKELLGLSSLSIGLLLAQNQFTGSLPSKVGNLKNLVSLDISENKLSGEIPTSIDGCEMLEYLRLKGNFLEGSVPSTLGELKSIQVIDLSQNNLSGQIPASLAKLKFISTLNLSYNMPEGEVPMDGIFANSSAFSALGNGKLCGGIKALNLSSCPKPTKKKAKLSTPIVIVIAITIPLAIVLLLISAYAIHRLRSSKQQLPFTSAAEKQNQKLSYAELYDSTNGFSSENLIGEGKYGSVYKGVLKPDEQMVAVKVLKLHQHGAHKSFLVECAALRNIRHRNLVKIITSCSSLDFKQNDFKALIFEYVPNGSLENWLHPSSAEEEGQSLMKLQLIQRLNIAIDIASALDYLHNHCGTPIIHCDIKPSNILLGDDFRALVSDFGLAKFLSSIEGRSHQHQSSSVAIRGTVGYVAPEYGMGGEVSTQGDVYSYGILLLELFTGKRPTDSMFTEDFSLHSYVKTALSHQVIEIVDPKISMEAESIAEIQRDRMNIKDVLSGLQAIRNEFVQVRFMFFYTCKAQV